From the Caballeronia sp. NK8 genome, one window contains:
- a CDS encoding type IV toxin-antitoxin system AbiEi family antitoxin domain-containing protein — translation MSDQNTGKLNLLLTELGDTRLISSRWLRLHGYSNSLVARYVSSGWLVSPARGVYMRKGGRLQWDGVIRSLQVGEGMPLHVGGRFALSLQGHEHYLRLGDAGTITLYGAQRPPTWLGNLSLAQRFDYLGKGPFDWPPVSLTVEVPEIALSEQGVAWYQAAPGADALVCSTPERAMLELCADASDAALIYEVDALMQAMTTLRPQRVGLLLHHCHSIKAKRLFLALAERHRHAWLPHVPLDGVDLGRGKRALVPGGRLHPIYQITLPGDLDEHLA, via the coding sequence ATGAGTGATCAAAATACAGGGAAATTGAACCTCCTGCTGACCGAACTGGGTGACACACGCCTGATATCGAGTCGGTGGCTGCGGCTACACGGCTATTCCAACAGCCTCGTTGCGCGTTATGTGAGTAGCGGATGGCTGGTGTCGCCCGCGCGCGGCGTATACATGCGCAAGGGTGGGCGCCTGCAGTGGGACGGCGTGATTCGCAGTCTGCAGGTCGGGGAGGGTATGCCACTGCATGTGGGAGGACGCTTTGCACTAAGTTTGCAGGGGCACGAGCACTACCTGCGTCTAGGCGATGCCGGCACGATCACCTTGTATGGGGCGCAGCGGCCACCGACGTGGCTCGGCAATCTGTCTTTGGCGCAGCGCTTCGACTATCTGGGCAAGGGGCCGTTCGATTGGCCGCCAGTGTCGCTCACAGTGGAGGTGCCCGAGATCGCGCTGTCCGAACAAGGCGTGGCGTGGTATCAGGCTGCCCCCGGCGCCGATGCCTTGGTTTGTTCCACGCCGGAGCGGGCCATGCTTGAGTTATGCGCTGACGCCTCGGACGCTGCCTTGATTTACGAGGTGGATGCGCTGATGCAGGCCATGACTACGCTGCGACCTCAGCGGGTCGGTCTGTTGCTGCACCACTGCCACAGCATCAAGGCCAAACGTCTGTTCTTGGCGTTGGCCGAGCGCCATCGGCATGCGTGGCTGCCGCACGTGCCACTGGATGGCGTCGATCTGGGCCGGGGAAAGCGCGCGCTGGTGCCGGGCGGCCGCCTGCACCCGATCTACCAGATCACCTTGCCGGGAGACCTCGATGAACACCTGGCTTGA
- a CDS encoding nucleotidyl transferase AbiEii/AbiGii toxin family protein, whose protein sequence is MNTWLDHWNRRYTDRVRLLVEILPALAQEPDFALKGGTAINLFEHDLPRLSVDIDLAWLPVHDYAEDARLMAEALGRLADVLRARPLQLQVQLSAGEGAGVTRLVASRGRARVQIETTPVMRGTVHPARNMVVRPRVEEAFGFASVQVLSFADLYAGKLAAALSRQHPRDLFDVGLLLEDGRADQMLWRTFLIYLTCSPKPAWEMLAPRMPADFAATFEAHFKGMTAEPIEVGVLLDIHERLLARVAGWLDEPSCAFLRSIEDQRPDFNLIELPQAADLPAVRRKLHNLAQRTDAKRAADRDLLEETLARIVGKVRC, encoded by the coding sequence ATGAACACCTGGCTTGATCATTGGAATCGGCGCTACACCGACCGCGTCCGACTGCTTGTCGAGATTCTGCCGGCCTTGGCGCAAGAGCCTGACTTCGCGCTCAAAGGCGGCACGGCGATCAACCTGTTCGAGCACGACCTGCCCCGGTTGTCGGTGGACATTGATCTCGCCTGGTTGCCGGTGCATGACTATGCCGAGGACGCAAGGCTCATGGCTGAAGCGCTTGGGCGACTGGCTGATGTGCTGCGCGCCCGGCCTCTGCAACTGCAGGTGCAATTGTCGGCAGGCGAGGGCGCAGGCGTCACGCGGCTGGTGGCTAGTCGCGGTCGTGCACGTGTGCAGATCGAGACGACGCCGGTGATGCGCGGCACGGTCCATCCGGCGCGAAACATGGTGGTGCGCCCGAGGGTCGAGGAGGCATTTGGCTTCGCTTCGGTGCAAGTGCTGAGCTTCGCCGACCTCTATGCAGGCAAGCTGGCCGCGGCATTGTCGAGGCAGCATCCCCGCGATCTCTTTGATGTCGGCTTATTGCTGGAGGACGGACGGGCGGATCAGATGCTCTGGCGGACTTTTCTTATCTACCTGACGTGTAGCCCGAAGCCTGCCTGGGAAATGCTGGCGCCTCGCATGCCCGCAGATTTTGCAGCGACTTTCGAAGCGCACTTCAAGGGCATGACGGCTGAACCCATAGAAGTCGGCGTCTTACTGGACATCCATGAACGCCTGCTGGCGCGTGTGGCCGGTTGGCTGGATGAACCCTCGTGTGCGTTTCTTCGATCCATCGAGGATCAGCGGCCGGACTTCAATCTGATAGAGCTTCCGCAAGCAGCCGATTTGCCGGCCGTGCGGCGCAAGCTTCACAACCTGGCGCAGCGCACCGATGCCAAGCGCGCAGCGGACCGGGATCTGTTGGAAGAGACGCTGGCTAGGATTGTCGGTAAGGTTCGATGTTGA
- a CDS encoding DUF3375 domain-containing protein: MPLDYSTVDALRTHHPAWRLLRSDHAPLVASFLHRVFVAPNVRAMSAADLSEALEDELYALRDRLGADAYPKRALDYLNDWADPDKGWLRKFYRQGSDEPHFDLTPATEKAIVWLDALTERSFVGTESRLLTLFELLRQMSEGSEADPEKRVAELRKRRDEIDAEIARVISGDLPLLDDTALKDRFQQFVQLARDLLTDFREVEQNFRMLDRRVRERIALWEGSKGALLEEIMGERDAIGDSDQGKSFRAFWDFLMSSTRQEELTERLTRVLALPAVARMEPDARTGRVHYDWLEAGEHTQRTVAQLSQQLRRFLDDQAWLENRRIMDILHGIEARALAVRDTPPVGGIMDLAGSSSDVELPMERPLHTPVQKPVIEDVMLEAGDDDLDATALYSQVVVDRAQLAGHIRQALQDRSQVTLRELIELHPLQQGLAELVAYLQLGSDAFKTVVDEDAHEVIAWHTTNRRDETPRTRRARLPRVIFVR, translated from the coding sequence ATGCCCCTCGACTATTCAACTGTCGACGCCCTTCGCACGCACCATCCTGCATGGCGGCTCTTGCGTTCCGACCACGCCCCGCTGGTGGCGAGCTTCCTGCATCGCGTCTTTGTAGCGCCGAACGTGCGCGCGATGTCCGCCGCTGACTTGTCCGAAGCGCTGGAAGACGAACTGTATGCGCTGCGCGATCGCCTGGGCGCGGACGCCTATCCAAAACGCGCGCTCGACTACCTCAACGACTGGGCTGATCCGGACAAAGGCTGGCTGCGCAAGTTCTACCGACAGGGCTCGGACGAACCTCACTTCGACCTTACGCCAGCGACGGAAAAAGCGATTGTCTGGCTGGACGCGTTGACGGAACGCAGCTTCGTCGGCACCGAATCACGGCTGCTGACGTTGTTTGAGTTGCTGCGGCAAATGAGCGAAGGCAGCGAAGCCGATCCGGAAAAGCGCGTTGCCGAATTGCGCAAGCGTCGTGACGAGATCGATGCCGAAATCGCGCGGGTCATATCCGGAGACCTCCCGCTGCTGGACGACACGGCCCTCAAGGATCGCTTTCAGCAATTCGTGCAACTGGCGCGCGACCTGCTCACCGACTTTCGCGAGGTAGAGCAGAACTTCCGCATGCTCGACCGTCGCGTGCGCGAGCGCATCGCGCTATGGGAGGGTTCAAAGGGCGCGCTACTCGAAGAGATCATGGGTGAGCGCGATGCGATCGGTGACTCGGACCAGGGCAAAAGCTTCCGGGCATTCTGGGACTTCCTGATGTCCAGCACTCGCCAGGAGGAGCTCACCGAACGGCTCACGCGCGTGCTCGCATTACCGGCGGTGGCCAGAATGGAGCCTGACGCTCGTACCGGTCGTGTGCACTACGACTGGTTGGAAGCGGGCGAACACACGCAGCGCACGGTCGCACAACTGTCGCAGCAGCTGCGCCGGTTCCTCGACGACCAGGCATGGCTGGAAAACCGCCGCATCATGGATATCCTGCACGGCATCGAAGCCAGGGCGCTGGCCGTACGCGACACGCCGCCGGTGGGTGGGATAATGGATCTCGCCGGTTCGTCATCCGACGTCGAGCTTCCCATGGAACGTCCGCTGCATACGCCCGTGCAAAAGCCGGTCATTGAGGATGTCATGCTGGAAGCGGGCGATGACGATCTGGACGCCACCGCGCTGTATTCGCAAGTGGTGGTGGATCGCGCGCAACTCGCGGGTCATATCCGCCAGGCGTTGCAGGATCGGTCGCAAGTGACGCTGCGCGAGCTGATTGAATTGCACCCGCTGCAACAAGGGCTCGCGGAACTGGTCGCGTACCTGCAACTGGGCAGCGACGCTTTCAAGACGGTCGTCGACGAAGATGCGCACGAAGTCATTGCGTGGCATACAACAAACCGTCGCGACGAAACACCAAGGACACGGCGCGCCCGGCTGCCGCGCGTGATTTTTGTGAGGTGA
- a CDS encoding DUF4194 domain-containing protein, with translation MEDARQEATNADLSTLAITLLKGVIYREDDERRWGALLDLQARVRDYVSVLGLELVLDEAEGYAFLRSRPEQAEDDAAFRPPRLIARRPISFPVSLLLALLRKKLAEFDAGGGDTRLVLSRDDIVELIRVFLPDSSNEARLIDHIETHINKIVELGFLRRLKVASGGPSGFEVRRILKAFVDAQWLSDFDTRLAAYQAQLADTMAAPGVDADE, from the coding sequence ATGGAGGATGCGCGGCAAGAGGCAACGAACGCCGATCTGTCGACGCTGGCGATCACGCTGCTCAAGGGCGTGATCTATCGCGAGGACGATGAACGTCGGTGGGGCGCGTTGCTCGATCTGCAGGCGCGCGTGCGGGACTATGTGTCGGTACTGGGACTGGAGCTGGTGCTGGACGAGGCCGAAGGCTACGCATTCCTGCGCAGCCGTCCGGAGCAGGCTGAAGACGACGCAGCGTTCAGGCCGCCGCGTTTGATCGCGCGACGGCCGATCTCTTTTCCGGTCAGCTTGCTGCTGGCCCTGCTGCGCAAGAAGCTCGCCGAATTCGATGCCGGCGGCGGCGATACGCGGCTGGTTTTGTCGCGAGACGACATCGTCGAGCTCATCAGGGTCTTTCTTCCGGATAGCAGCAATGAAGCGAGGCTGATCGATCACATTGAGACGCATATCAACAAGATCGTCGAGCTGGGATTTCTGCGCCGGTTGAAAGTCGCGAGCGGTGGCCCGTCCGGTTTCGAGGTGCGGCGCATATTGAAGGCGTTTGTCGACGCGCAATGGCTGTCCGACTTTGACACTCGCCTTGCCGCGTACCAGGCGCAACTGGCGGACACGATGGCCGCGCCGGGAGTCGATGCCGATGAATGA
- a CDS encoding ATP-binding protein has translation MPMNEPNEAIPQLLELDFLADDTLSGFRLTRLEVFNWGTFDGRVWTLQLDGKNGLLTGDIGSGKSTLVDAVTTLLVPSQRIAYNKAAGADSKERTLRSYVLGHYKSERNEVTGTARPVSLRDRNSYSVILGVFHNAGYDQTITLAQVFWMKEAQSQPMRFYVGAERNMSIATDFVHFGSDIAQLRKKLRGLGAEIEDSFPKYGAWFRRRFGIENEQALELFHQTVSMKSVGNLTDFVRSHMLEPFDVAPRIAALIAHFDDLNRAHEAVLKAKRQVELLRPLVVDCDQHGALTAEQEASRVCRDALKPYFAELKLGLLDRRLKLLADDHARAVAQKERRIEQCDRERTEVDRLKRAMGEQGGDRLEQLAAHIRDEERERNRRQQRAERHAQLLAAIGETPTSDEHAFIAQRQQVADLREGVSQREADLQNQITEWGVSLREGKREHDVLGEEVASLKARRSNIPMERVAMRSALCAALGLDEDSMPFAGELMQVREEAREWEGAIERVLHNFGLSLLVPDAHYADVAAWVDRTHLAGRLVYFRVRPARDQDIAELHRDSLVRNVAIKPDSPFYSWLERALAQRFDYACCATPEQFRRESRALTRAGQIKAPGERHEKDDRHRLDDRSRYVLGWSNAAKIAALEGQLRALEMRIAGIGSQIARAQGEQTTLRRQLEVLAALNEFNEFRELDWQSCSATIARLQDEKTRLEAASNALLELAAQLESMRAALKDSEKALSDVDRDLGGIDAKRQAADALREQTAASLADIADDTRERLDVLRAQILGEHQLSVESCENRERELRDALQAQMDAEAKRLDRLTERIIKNMSTFKDAYKLDTADFDASLEAAFEYRELLARLNSDDLPRFEARFKELLNINTINEIANFNGQLARERETIKERIARINESLAQIDYDPGRYIVLECQASPDADIRDFQAELRACTEGTLTGSDDAQYSEAKFLQVKAIIDRFRGREGLSDHDRRWTTKVTDVRNWFLFAASERWREDDTEYEHYSDSGGKSGGQKEKLAYTILAASLAYQFGLEWGAVRSRSFRFVVIDEAFGRGSDESAQYGLKLFRQLNLQLLIVTPLQKIHIIEPFVSSVGFVHNDEGRASKLRNLSIEEHLARKAEGSL, from the coding sequence ATGCCGATGAATGAGCCGAACGAGGCGATTCCACAACTGCTGGAGCTGGATTTTCTCGCCGACGACACGCTCTCCGGTTTTCGACTGACCCGGCTGGAAGTTTTCAACTGGGGCACATTCGACGGGCGCGTATGGACGCTTCAGCTGGATGGCAAGAACGGACTGCTTACCGGCGACATCGGCTCGGGCAAGTCGACGCTCGTCGACGCCGTTACAACCTTGCTGGTGCCCTCGCAGCGTATCGCCTACAACAAGGCGGCGGGAGCGGACAGCAAGGAGCGGACGCTGCGCTCGTATGTGCTCGGGCATTACAAGTCCGAGCGCAACGAGGTGACCGGCACAGCCCGGCCCGTTTCCCTGCGGGACCGCAACAGCTACTCTGTGATCCTCGGCGTGTTCCACAACGCCGGGTATGACCAGACGATCACGCTCGCGCAAGTCTTCTGGATGAAAGAGGCGCAGAGCCAGCCCATGCGTTTTTACGTGGGCGCAGAGCGGAACATGTCGATAGCGACGGATTTCGTCCACTTCGGCTCCGATATCGCGCAACTGCGGAAAAAACTGCGTGGCCTGGGTGCGGAAATCGAGGACAGCTTTCCGAAATACGGCGCATGGTTTCGCCGGCGCTTTGGCATCGAAAATGAACAGGCGCTCGAGCTGTTTCATCAGACGGTGTCGATGAAGTCGGTCGGTAACCTGACCGACTTCGTGCGCAGCCACATGCTCGAACCGTTCGACGTCGCGCCTCGTATTGCCGCGCTGATCGCGCACTTCGACGATCTGAATCGCGCGCATGAGGCGGTCCTCAAGGCCAAGCGTCAGGTGGAACTGCTGAGGCCCCTGGTGGTGGATTGCGACCAGCACGGCGCGCTGACGGCGGAACAGGAGGCTTCGCGCGTTTGCCGCGATGCGCTCAAGCCATACTTCGCTGAACTGAAGCTCGGTCTGCTGGATCGGCGATTGAAGCTGCTCGCCGACGATCATGCGCGCGCCGTCGCGCAGAAGGAACGGCGCATCGAGCAGTGCGATCGAGAACGAACGGAAGTCGACCGCCTCAAGCGTGCCATGGGCGAGCAAGGCGGCGACCGGCTGGAGCAGCTTGCTGCCCATATCCGCGACGAGGAACGCGAGCGCAATCGACGCCAGCAGCGCGCCGAACGTCATGCGCAATTGCTAGCCGCGATTGGCGAAACCCCTACTTCCGATGAGCACGCTTTCATCGCGCAGCGGCAGCAGGTGGCCGATCTGCGCGAGGGCGTGAGTCAGCGAGAAGCCGATCTGCAGAACCAGATCACCGAGTGGGGCGTGTCGCTGCGCGAGGGCAAGCGCGAACACGACGTGCTGGGCGAGGAAGTCGCGAGCCTGAAGGCGCGACGCAGCAATATTCCAATGGAACGGGTCGCCATGCGTTCGGCATTGTGCGCTGCACTTGGCCTCGACGAAGACAGCATGCCGTTCGCCGGTGAGCTGATGCAGGTGCGTGAAGAGGCGCGAGAATGGGAAGGCGCGATCGAGCGGGTGCTGCATAACTTCGGCCTCTCGTTGCTCGTGCCCGACGCACACTATGCCGATGTCGCCGCATGGGTGGATCGCACGCACCTCGCAGGACGGCTCGTCTATTTCCGCGTGCGACCTGCGCGTGACCAGGACATCGCCGAGTTGCATCGTGATTCGCTGGTGCGTAACGTGGCGATTAAACCAGACTCGCCGTTCTACAGTTGGCTGGAGCGGGCACTGGCGCAGCGCTTCGATTACGCGTGCTGCGCGACGCCGGAGCAGTTTCGTCGCGAGTCCCGTGCGTTGACTCGCGCAGGGCAGATCAAGGCGCCCGGCGAGCGCCACGAGAAAGACGACCGCCATCGTCTCGACGACCGCAGCCGCTACGTCCTCGGCTGGAGTAACGCCGCCAAGATCGCCGCGCTCGAAGGGCAACTGCGTGCGCTCGAGATGCGCATCGCCGGCATCGGTAGTCAGATCGCCAGGGCGCAGGGCGAACAGACGACGCTGCGGCGGCAATTGGAGGTATTGGCGGCGCTCAACGAGTTCAACGAGTTTCGTGAGCTGGATTGGCAGAGCTGCTCGGCCACGATCGCCCGGCTGCAGGATGAAAAAACACGTCTGGAGGCCGCGAGCAATGCGTTGCTGGAACTGGCCGCGCAACTCGAGTCGATGCGGGCGGCGCTGAAGGACAGCGAGAAGGCATTGTCGGACGTCGACCGGGACTTGGGCGGCATCGACGCCAAACGCCAAGCGGCCGACGCACTACGGGAGCAAACCGCCGCATCGCTGGCAGACATTGCCGACGATACCCGCGAGCGGCTGGACGTGCTGCGCGCACAGATCCTGGGCGAGCATCAGCTTTCGGTCGAGTCATGCGAGAACCGTGAACGCGAACTGCGCGACGCGTTGCAGGCACAGATGGACGCCGAGGCCAAGCGCCTGGACCGCCTCACCGAGCGCATCATCAAGAACATGTCGACGTTCAAGGACGCCTACAAGCTCGACACGGCTGACTTCGACGCGAGCCTCGAAGCCGCCTTCGAGTATCGCGAACTGCTGGCTCGTCTGAATAGCGATGACCTTCCGCGCTTCGAGGCTCGCTTCAAGGAGCTGTTGAACATCAACACGATCAACGAGATTGCCAACTTCAACGGGCAGCTCGCCCGGGAACGCGAAACGATCAAGGAGCGCATCGCCCGCATCAATGAATCACTGGCACAGATCGACTACGATCCTGGTCGTTATATCGTGCTTGAATGCCAGGCGAGCCCCGATGCCGACATCCGCGACTTTCAGGCTGAGCTGCGCGCCTGCACGGAAGGTACGCTGACCGGTTCGGACGATGCACAGTATTCGGAAGCCAAGTTTCTGCAGGTCAAGGCGATCATCGACCGGTTTCGCGGGCGCGAAGGCTTATCGGATCACGATCGCCGGTGGACGACGAAGGTCACCGACGTGCGCAACTGGTTTCTGTTTGCCGCAAGCGAACGCTGGCGCGAAGATGACACGGAGTACGAGCACTATTCGGATTCGGGCGGTAAGTCGGGTGGGCAGAAGGAAAAGCTGGCCTACACGATTCTCGCGGCCAGCCTCGCGTATCAGTTCGGTCTGGAATGGGGCGCGGTACGGTCACGCTCGTTCCGGTTCGTGGTCATCGACGAGGCGTTCGGACGCGGCTCGGACGAGTCCGCGCAATACGGGCTCAAGTTGTTCAGGCAGCTCAATCTGCAACTGCTGATCGTTACGCCGCTGCAGAAAATCCATATCATCGAGCCGTTCGTGTCCAGCGTCGGCTTCGTGCATAACGACGAAGGGCGGGCCTCGAAGCTGCGCAATCTGTCGATCGAGGAGCATCTTGCGCGCAAGGCGGAGGGCTCGCTGTGA
- a CDS encoding Wadjet anti-phage system protein JetD domain-containing protein — MSWTTASDLKAQVRRLWERGDLLRSMIADDASAAPSAVAVGRDETKVGLRSGCTFPLRLVLRGPASAELTERFQAVREWIAELAAVAQIRLEWREFNHRVLGVQRVPQAVWIDDLDSALEMIGKRGDAARFGRLLTLVDSRQPALLAWFRRRPLQALELNVECERLLSVVGWIVRHPRPGIYLRQVDIAGVHSKFIENWRGVLTEWLDLVLLPEAVATEKSGGAQFAARYGFLDKPVRIRFRVLDARLPMLPGPALPDIAVDAVSFAALAVPIRQVFITENETNFLAFPPLADTIVIFGAGYGWDALSKAAWLSRCSIHYWGDIDTHGFAILDQLRSRFDHVESFLMDRATLMAHEAQWGEEHDQVLRDMPRLNDAEQALFNDLRDNRLRKKLRLEQERIGFHWVEAALATIARQ, encoded by the coding sequence GTGAGCTGGACGACCGCCAGCGACCTGAAAGCTCAGGTGCGCCGCTTGTGGGAGCGGGGCGATCTGTTGCGCAGCATGATTGCCGACGACGCCAGTGCGGCGCCGAGCGCCGTGGCTGTCGGTCGCGACGAGACAAAGGTTGGGCTGCGCTCCGGATGTACCTTTCCGCTGCGACTCGTCCTGAGGGGGCCGGCTTCGGCCGAGCTCACCGAACGTTTCCAGGCTGTACGTGAATGGATTGCTGAGCTCGCCGCTGTGGCGCAGATCCGGCTTGAATGGCGCGAGTTCAATCATCGAGTCCTCGGTGTTCAGCGCGTTCCGCAGGCGGTCTGGATCGACGATCTCGACAGTGCGCTCGAAATGATCGGCAAGCGTGGCGACGCGGCGCGTTTCGGCCGGTTGTTGACGCTCGTGGATTCGCGGCAGCCGGCGCTACTGGCGTGGTTTCGCCGGCGTCCGCTGCAGGCACTGGAGTTGAACGTCGAATGTGAGCGTCTGCTGTCGGTGGTCGGCTGGATCGTACGGCATCCGCGTCCCGGCATTTACCTGAGACAAGTAGACATTGCCGGTGTGCACAGCAAGTTCATCGAAAATTGGCGCGGCGTGCTGACAGAATGGCTCGATCTTGTTCTTCTGCCAGAGGCCGTTGCGACGGAGAAAAGCGGGGGAGCGCAATTCGCCGCCCGTTACGGCTTCCTCGACAAGCCTGTCCGTATCCGGTTTCGCGTGCTCGACGCGCGCTTGCCAATGCTTCCTGGCCCTGCGCTCCCCGATATTGCAGTCGATGCAGTCAGTTTTGCCGCGCTAGCCGTGCCGATCCGCCAGGTCTTCATCACTGAGAATGAGACAAACTTCCTCGCTTTCCCGCCTCTGGCCGATACGATCGTCATCTTTGGTGCAGGCTATGGATGGGACGCGCTGTCGAAAGCAGCATGGCTTTCCCGCTGCAGCATCCACTATTGGGGCGATATCGATACGCATGGCTTCGCAATCCTCGACCAGTTGCGCAGCCGCTTCGACCACGTCGAGTCATTCCTGATGGACCGGGCGACTCTGATGGCCCACGAAGCTCAATGGGGTGAGGAGCATGACCAGGTGCTGCGCGACATGCCGCGGCTCAACGATGCGGAGCAAGCGCTATTCAACGATCTGCGGGATAACCGGCTTCGAAAAAAGCTGCGCCTGGAGCAAGAGCGTATTGGCTTCCACTGGGTTGAAGCTGCACTCGCCACGATTGCGAGACAGTAA
- a CDS encoding DUF5655 domain-containing protein yields the protein MSDIKLFKLVDGVAVELDGHAPDLEKPLQSLIEQNLQALLGIRFLATEYATGKTHSGRIDSLGLDENNSPVILEYKRSVGENVINQGLFYLDWLMDHQAEFKLLAMDKLGHEAAALIDWSVPRLLCIAADFTRYDVHAVQQINRNVELIRYRRFGADLLLFELVNATSAAKPKAAAPKVLPTKPVFPPVSAAPAEQVAPTVAPVPSKSLSPGGDKSYAEWVEQYPSQMLELLTSMEDFIGSLGDDVQRKELKLYVAFKRLKNFASIVPQKARFLLFLHLDPDKIDPLPGNVRDARKFGHWGTGDLELSIGSFDEFEQTKPLILTAYEGRSGSQTQ from the coding sequence ATGAGTGACATCAAGCTCTTTAAGCTAGTCGATGGCGTCGCCGTGGAGTTGGACGGCCACGCTCCCGATCTTGAAAAGCCGTTGCAGTCCCTGATCGAACAGAACTTGCAAGCGCTTCTGGGGATTCGCTTTCTGGCGACGGAATACGCGACGGGCAAGACTCATTCGGGAAGGATCGACTCATTGGGCCTGGACGAGAATAACAGTCCGGTGATCCTTGAATACAAGCGCTCCGTGGGCGAGAACGTAATCAATCAGGGCCTGTTCTATCTTGATTGGCTGATGGATCATCAGGCCGAATTCAAGTTGCTCGCGATGGACAAGTTGGGTCATGAGGCGGCGGCTCTGATCGATTGGAGTGTGCCTCGACTTCTTTGTATTGCGGCCGATTTCACCCGATACGACGTTCACGCAGTACAGCAGATCAATCGTAACGTCGAGTTGATTCGATACCGCCGGTTCGGGGCGGACCTTTTGTTGTTCGAGTTGGTCAACGCAACGAGCGCCGCCAAACCAAAGGCGGCGGCCCCGAAGGTGCTTCCTACGAAGCCGGTGTTCCCGCCTGTTTCTGCGGCACCGGCGGAGCAGGTGGCGCCGACGGTAGCCCCAGTGCCGTCGAAGTCGCTCAGTCCTGGTGGCGACAAGAGTTACGCTGAATGGGTCGAACAGTACCCATCTCAAATGCTGGAACTGTTGACATCGATGGAAGATTTCATCGGCTCCCTGGGGGACGACGTTCAGCGCAAAGAACTAAAACTCTACGTCGCGTTCAAAAGGCTAAAGAACTTCGCTTCCATCGTCCCGCAGAAGGCCAGGTTTTTGCTGTTTCTTCATCTTGATCCCGACAAGATCGATCCATTGCCGGGCAATGTCCGCGACGCGCGAAAATTTGGTCACTGGGGAACGGGCGATCTGGAGTTGTCGATCGGCAGTTTCGACGAGTTCGAGCAGACAAAGCCGCTGATCTTGACAGCTTATGAAGGACGTAGCGGCTCGCAGACACAGTAG
- a CDS encoding 2'-5' RNA ligase family protein, translated as MSVDFSSRITDSLFFALYPDEPAAARIAELAARLRIEHKLKAKPIPTDRLHVTLHYLGAFAGLPADVLTQARAAASQIALSPVEVTLDRIESFSGRRSKRPLVLSGDVTGPLAALQQALGAAQRHPRFTPHVTLLYDEQRIAREPVTPITWTAREFALVRSVLGKSHYDVLARWPLGL; from the coding sequence ATGAGTGTCGATTTCTCCTCACGCATCACCGACTCGCTCTTCTTCGCGCTCTATCCCGACGAACCCGCCGCCGCGCGCATCGCCGAACTGGCCGCGCGGCTGCGCATCGAGCATAAGCTGAAGGCGAAGCCGATTCCCACCGACCGCCTTCACGTCACCCTCCATTACCTCGGCGCTTTCGCGGGCCTCCCCGCCGATGTGCTCACGCAAGCGCGTGCCGCCGCCTCCCAAATCGCGCTGTCACCCGTCGAAGTGACGCTCGACCGGATCGAAAGCTTCTCCGGCCGTCGCTCAAAGCGTCCGCTGGTTCTCTCGGGCGATGTCACCGGGCCACTCGCCGCACTCCAGCAAGCCCTCGGCGCCGCACAACGCCATCCGCGCTTCACGCCCCACGTGACCTTGCTCTACGACGAGCAGCGCATCGCGCGCGAACCCGTCACACCCATCACCTGGACCGCGCGCGAGTTTGCGCTCGTGCGCAGCGTGCTAGGCAAATCGCATTACGACGTCCTCGCGCGCTGGCCCCTCGGGCTTTGA
- the ddpX gene encoding D-alanyl-D-alanine dipeptidase produces the protein MTRSRLLHITPETHDVQIDLVYATDRNFTGKPIYKAQHCLLLEPAEAALRKAVDIARSIGTTLRIFDAYRPPQAQKVLWDFLPDPTFIAELGRGSNHSRGTAVDLTLVDRDGNELDMGTGFDAMVVESEHFHFGLPEHVQRNRTLLLGVMHGAGFTHIKSEWWHYELPGSRELALIDNEESGPLRLM, from the coding sequence ATGACGCGATCCCGCCTGCTGCACATCACGCCAGAAACCCACGATGTCCAGATCGACCTCGTCTACGCGACCGATCGCAACTTCACCGGCAAACCGATCTACAAAGCCCAGCACTGTCTCTTGCTGGAACCCGCCGAAGCGGCATTACGAAAAGCCGTCGATATCGCGCGCAGCATCGGCACGACGCTGAGGATCTTCGACGCCTATCGCCCGCCGCAAGCGCAAAAGGTGCTGTGGGACTTCCTGCCTGACCCGACCTTCATCGCCGAACTCGGCCGCGGTTCGAACCACAGCCGTGGCACGGCGGTCGATCTCACGCTCGTCGATCGCGACGGCAACGAACTCGACATGGGCACCGGCTTCGACGCGATGGTCGTCGAATCCGAGCATTTCCACTTCGGCCTGCCGGAGCATGTGCAGCGCAACCGCACGCTGTTGCTCGGCGTGATGCACGGCGCCGGCTTCACGCACATCAAAAGCGAGTGGTGGCATTACGAATTGCCAGGCTCGCGCGAACTTGCTCTGATCGACAACGAAGAAAGCGGCCCGTTGCGGCTGATGTGA